Proteins from one Ictidomys tridecemlineatus isolate mIctTri1 chromosome 14, mIctTri1.hap1, whole genome shotgun sequence genomic window:
- the Rwdd4 gene encoding RWD domain-containing protein 4: MSANEDQEMELEALRSIYEGDESFRELSPVSFQYRIGENGDPKAFLIEISWTETYPQTPPIISMNAFFNNTISSAVKQSILAKLQEAVEVNLGTAMTYTLFEYAKDNKEQFMENHHPINSTTSISNIISVETPNTAPSNKKKDKKEQLSKAQKRKLADKTDHKGELPRGWNWVDVVKLSKTGSKDDE, translated from the exons ATGAGCGCCAACGAGGACCAGGAG ATGGAACTAGAAGCATTACGTTCTATTTATGAAGGAGATGAAAGTTTCCGGGAATTAAGTCCAGTTTCATTTCAATATAGG ATAGGTGAAAATGGTGATCCCAAAGCCTTCTTAATAGAGATTTCCTGGACAGAAACATATCCCCAAACACCTCCAATTATATCTATGAACGCTTTTTTTAACAACACCAT ATCATCAGCTGTAAAGCAGAGTATATTAGCCAAGTTACAGGAAGCTGTGGAAGTGAATCTTGGAACTGCTATGACCTATACATTGTTTGAATATGCCAAAGACAATAAAGAGCAGTTCATGGAGAATCATCATCCCATTAATTCTACA acatcTATAAGCAATATCATCTCTGTTGAAACTCCTAATACAGCTCcatcaaataagaaaaaagacaaaaaagaacaaCTTTCTAAAGCCCAAAAACGTAAACTGGCAGACAAAACAg ATCACAAAGGGGAACTTCCTCGAGGCTGGAACTGGGTTGATGTTGTGAag